Proteins encoded in a region of the Streptomyces sp. NBC_00258 genome:
- a CDS encoding cobalamin B12-binding domain-containing protein, translating to MYPSHVRQMSTAAPTHRPRDPLPHLPSGGARPVLISSVASDSHTWNLVFLQLLIEELGHEVVNLGPCVPDDLLVAECRDRRPGLVVISTVNGHGYQDGMRVIRELRACEELDGIPVVIGGKLGVAGSGQSQQAAELAWAGFDAVFPDDAEAVSSFAHYIKALPQRVAS from the coding sequence ATGTATCCCTCACACGTCCGCCAGATGTCCACCGCCGCTCCCACCCACCGGCCGCGGGACCCCCTGCCGCACCTCCCGAGCGGTGGCGCACGGCCCGTGCTGATCAGCAGCGTCGCGTCCGACTCGCACACCTGGAACCTGGTCTTCCTGCAGCTTCTGATCGAGGAGCTGGGCCACGAGGTCGTCAACCTCGGGCCGTGCGTGCCCGACGACCTGCTCGTCGCGGAGTGCCGCGACCGGCGCCCCGGGCTCGTCGTCATCAGTACCGTCAACGGCCACGGCTATCAGGACGGGATGCGCGTCATCCGCGAACTGCGCGCCTGCGAGGAACTCGACGGCATCCCCGTCGTCATCGGCGGCAAGCTCGGCGTCGCCGGATCGGGCCAGTCGCAGCAGGCGGCGGAACTGGCCTGGGCAGGCTTCGACGCGGTGTTCCCCGACGACGCGGAGGCGGTGTCCTCCTTCGCGCACTACATAAAGGCGCTTCCTCAACGGGTCGCGTCTTGA
- a CDS encoding methylaspartate mutase — protein sequence MTGFGAFVRSAHERGELVVQPRMGMGAPDAMRAGLAATRAADATTVGTLTLDSYTRVGDLDAAAKALQSGIALNGYPIVTHEESTTRQVLAGIVGDDFPVQVRHGSATPLHIFGALTRVGLDATEGGPVSYCLPYGRIPLDQSVSNWARCCDQFAGLRELGREPHLETFGGCMLGQLCPPSQLVAISVLEALFFRQHGIRSISLSYAQQTHPEQDREAVRALRRLHTELLPDADCHIVIYAYMGVYPTTPEGAHALLGRAAELAVATGAERLIVKTAAEAHHIPTVADNVAALEHAAAVARVAPRPAAELLAAGALPTDPEDHFADSVTHAEARALVEAVMNCGPDVGSALFRAFKRGYLDIPYCLHPDNMGRSRSYIDDTGRLQWADTGMLPLGNTVKTGAVRAVSSSELLTALSYVQRTYDALAFPESAGPAPLSGPRGA from the coding sequence TTGACGGGATTCGGCGCCTTCGTACGTTCCGCCCACGAGCGGGGCGAACTGGTCGTGCAGCCCCGTATGGGCATGGGCGCCCCCGACGCGATGCGCGCGGGACTGGCCGCCACCCGGGCGGCGGACGCCACCACGGTAGGCACGCTCACCCTGGACAGTTATACGCGCGTAGGCGACCTCGACGCCGCCGCGAAGGCGCTGCAGTCCGGCATCGCCCTCAACGGCTATCCCATCGTCACCCACGAGGAGTCGACGACGCGTCAGGTCCTGGCCGGGATCGTCGGTGACGACTTCCCCGTCCAGGTACGCCACGGATCGGCGACGCCCCTGCACATCTTCGGCGCGCTGACCCGGGTGGGCCTGGACGCCACCGAGGGCGGGCCGGTCTCCTACTGCCTGCCGTACGGGCGCATCCCGCTCGACCAGTCGGTGAGCAACTGGGCCCGCTGCTGCGACCAGTTCGCCGGGCTGCGGGAACTGGGACGCGAACCACACCTCGAGACCTTCGGCGGCTGCATGCTCGGGCAGCTGTGCCCGCCCAGCCAGCTCGTCGCGATCAGCGTGCTCGAGGCGCTCTTCTTCCGGCAGCACGGCATCCGCAGCATCTCCCTCAGCTACGCCCAGCAGACCCACCCCGAACAGGACCGGGAAGCGGTACGTGCCCTGCGCCGCCTGCACACCGAGCTGCTGCCCGACGCCGACTGCCACATCGTCATCTACGCGTACATGGGCGTGTACCCGACCACTCCGGAGGGCGCCCACGCGCTGCTCGGGCGTGCCGCCGAACTGGCCGTCGCCACCGGGGCCGAGCGGCTGATCGTCAAGACGGCGGCCGAGGCGCACCACATCCCCACCGTCGCCGACAACGTGGCCGCCCTCGAACACGCGGCCGCCGTCGCCCGGGTGGCGCCCCGCCCGGCCGCCGAACTACTCGCGGCCGGCGCGCTGCCCACCGACCCCGAGGACCACTTCGCCGACTCCGTCACGCACGCGGAGGCCCGTGCCCTCGTCGAGGCGGTCATGAACTGCGGGCCGGACGTCGGCAGCGCCCTGTTCCGTGCCTTCAAGCGGGGATACCTCGACATTCCCTATTGCCTCCATCCCGACAACATGGGGCGCAGCCGGAGTTACATAGACGACACCGGTCGCCTGCAGTGGGCGGACACCGGAATGCTGCCGCTGGGAAACACCGTGAAAACGGGCGCCGTTCGCGCGGTTTCCTCCTCCGAACTTCTCACCGCACTTTCCTACGTACAGCGGACGTACGACGCCCTCGCATTTCCCGAATCCGCAGGCCCGGCCCCGCTGTCCGGGCCTAGGGGTGCCTAG
- a CDS encoding proline iminopeptidase-family hydrolase, with the protein MSKPPSAKGTVPFGQYRTWYRVTGDLHSGKPPVVLLHGGPGSTHDYLLAMTSLTDAGWPVVHYDQIGNGGSTHLPDRGADFWTVKLFEDELDNLLDKLGIADDYILYGQSWGGMLGSVHAARRPAGLRGLVVANAPASMKIWLQEMKRLRELLPADVQKVLVEHEEAGTTDSEPYFHAMRAFYDRHVCRIVPWPRDFGATFMEIYNDPTVYFTMNGPNEFHVIGTLRDWSVEFCLPDIAVPTLVLTGRHDEATQATVQPFLDLVPDVRQEVLENSSHVPHLEEPERFQQVMLSYLESLV; encoded by the coding sequence ATGTCCAAACCCCCGAGTGCCAAGGGGACCGTGCCATTCGGTCAGTACCGGACCTGGTATCGCGTGACGGGTGACCTGCATTCAGGCAAACCACCGGTGGTGCTGCTCCACGGCGGTCCCGGCAGCACGCACGACTACCTGCTGGCCATGACGTCCCTCACCGACGCCGGCTGGCCCGTCGTCCACTACGACCAGATCGGCAACGGCGGCTCCACCCATCTGCCCGACCGCGGCGCGGACTTCTGGACCGTCAAGCTGTTCGAGGACGAGTTGGACAACCTCCTCGACAAGCTCGGCATCGCCGACGACTACATCCTCTACGGCCAGTCCTGGGGCGGCATGCTCGGCTCGGTGCACGCCGCCCGCCGACCCGCCGGACTGCGCGGTCTGGTCGTCGCCAACGCGCCCGCCTCCATGAAGATCTGGCTCCAGGAGATGAAGCGCCTGCGCGAACTGCTCCCGGCCGACGTCCAGAAGGTGCTGGTCGAGCACGAAGAGGCGGGCACCACCGACAGCGAGCCGTACTTCCACGCCATGCGCGCCTTCTACGACCGGCACGTCTGCCGGATCGTGCCATGGCCGCGGGACTTCGGCGCCACCTTCATGGAGATCTACAACGACCCCACCGTCTACTTCACGATGAACGGCCCCAACGAGTTCCACGTGATCGGGACACTGCGCGACTGGTCCGTGGAGTTCTGCCTGCCCGACATCGCCGTGCCCACGCTCGTCCTGACCGGCCGGCACGACGAGGCGACCCAGGCCACCGTGCAGCCGTTCCTCGACCTCGTGCCGGACGTGCGGCAGGAGGTGCTGGAGAACTCCAGCCACGTACCGCACCTGGAGGAGCCAGAGCGGTTCCAGCAGGTCATGCTCTCCTATCTCGAAAGTCTGGTGTGA
- a CDS encoding ACP S-malonyltransferase: MDTTQHEPGADGGATAMVFPGMGPASFAEVGRFLVTNRQVRELLAEADDTLGYSLVDRFRETEGDYSEYAQIAFLVNCVALARWAEQSLGVSPRICTGASFGEKSVAAYSGALAFADAVRMTAGLARCMDEYFRTEHTGVVTHSFVRAPRERLDEILAELDERGEWHEISCHIDHDFFMLTLHERNSAWLEGRLRSAGAMPLYAMRPPMHAAAFGGLRRKAEEEVVGGLTFHDPALPVVADQDGALLTTGEEVRTMLLESFVRPLRWPDVIASLQGQGVTRVCVAGPDSLFGRVGTTTRAFEVVAATPRLALQPRPRSTTAA, encoded by the coding sequence ATGGACACGACACAGCATGAACCGGGCGCGGACGGCGGCGCGACGGCCATGGTCTTCCCCGGGATGGGGCCCGCGTCGTTCGCCGAGGTGGGCAGGTTCCTGGTGACCAACCGACAGGTCCGCGAACTGCTTGCGGAGGCGGACGACACACTCGGCTACTCGCTCGTGGACCGCTTCCGCGAAACCGAGGGCGACTACTCCGAGTACGCCCAGATCGCCTTCCTGGTGAACTGCGTGGCCCTCGCCCGCTGGGCCGAGCAGAGCCTCGGCGTCAGCCCCCGGATCTGCACCGGGGCCAGCTTCGGCGAGAAGTCCGTCGCCGCCTACAGCGGCGCGCTCGCCTTCGCCGACGCGGTGCGCATGACGGCCGGGCTCGCCCGCTGCATGGACGAGTACTTCCGCACCGAGCACACCGGTGTCGTGACCCACTCGTTCGTCCGCGCGCCCCGGGAGCGGCTCGACGAGATCCTCGCCGAACTCGACGAGCGCGGCGAATGGCACGAGATCTCCTGCCACATCGACCACGACTTCTTCATGCTCACCCTCCACGAGCGCAACAGCGCCTGGCTGGAGGGCCGCCTACGGTCGGCCGGCGCCATGCCGCTCTACGCCATGCGGCCGCCCATGCACGCCGCCGCCTTCGGCGGCCTGCGCCGCAAGGCGGAGGAGGAGGTCGTCGGCGGCCTCACCTTCCACGACCCGGCACTCCCCGTCGTCGCCGACCAGGACGGGGCGCTGCTGACCACCGGCGAAGAGGTGCGCACGATGCTCCTGGAGAGCTTCGTACGCCCCCTGCGCTGGCCCGACGTCATCGCCTCCCTCCAGGGCCAGGGCGTCACCCGCGTCTGCGTCGCGGGACCCGACAGCCTCTTCGGACGCGTCGGGACCACGACCCGTGCCTTCGAGGTCGTCGCCGCGACACCGCGCCTCGCCCTCCAGCCCCGCCCGCGCAGCACTACCGCCGCGTAG
- a CDS encoding phosphopantetheine-binding protein produces MWDDRFESLLRRYLPFLSADQPLEHDVSLRDVGLDSLGTVELLAELENTYGVHFQDEALTKETFETPGVLWKTLSALAEPRP; encoded by the coding sequence ATGTGGGACGACCGTTTCGAGAGCCTGCTCCGCCGCTATCTGCCGTTCCTCTCCGCCGACCAGCCGCTGGAGCACGACGTCAGCCTGCGCGACGTCGGCCTGGACTCCCTCGGCACCGTCGAACTCCTCGCCGAACTGGAGAACACCTACGGCGTCCACTTCCAGGACGAGGCCCTGACCAAGGAGACCTTCGAAACCCCCGGCGTGCTGTGGAAGACGCTGTCGGCCCTGGCCGAACCGCGCCCCTGA
- a CDS encoding AMP-binding protein produces MDAADHALYARFLRGLARAPERPAVRSGGQAVTYAEAHRTALRQAGSLLHTTAGAPTAIGVLAAKGIPVYQGILTALCAGAAVVPLRPDFPVARTAEMMRAAEVTAVIADAQGRRLLPELLADRPDTVVLAADDNPAQEHTPGRPVVVDERHALSAPRPVAPDDTAYVLFTSGSTGRPKGVPLSHGNFAHYFQVLDTRYDFTAEDVFTQTFDLNFDCSLFDMFCAWGAGASIAHIPPQAYRDLPAHLTEQGITVWFSTPSSIALVRRLGGLRPGSLPTLRWSLFAGEALKCADTDDWQRAAPASFVENLYGPTELTVTVTAHRWSPEVSPVVGANGVVPIGPLHKGLDHVLLDTDGRPHPDTGELCITGPQMAGRYLDPSDDHGRFLDHDGRRWYRTGDRVRLAPGGDLVYLGRMDAQVQVQGWRVELAEVDHALQACEGVDEAVTVGATTGAGTELVVFYTAAAPVPPARFATLLRATLPDGVVPRHYHHIAELPLNSNRKTDRRALTARADEILAGT; encoded by the coding sequence ATGGACGCCGCCGACCACGCACTGTATGCACGCTTCCTGCGCGGACTCGCCCGCGCACCCGAACGGCCCGCCGTGCGGTCCGGCGGGCAGGCGGTGACCTACGCCGAGGCCCACCGCACCGCCCTGCGCCAGGCCGGATCCCTGCTGCACACCACGGCCGGAGCGCCCACGGCGATCGGAGTGCTGGCAGCCAAGGGGATCCCCGTCTACCAGGGCATCCTGACCGCCCTGTGCGCGGGCGCGGCCGTGGTGCCGCTGCGGCCCGACTTCCCCGTCGCCCGCACCGCCGAGATGATGCGGGCCGCCGAGGTCACCGCCGTCATCGCGGACGCCCAAGGCCGGCGTCTGCTCCCCGAACTGCTCGCCGACCGGCCGGACACCGTCGTCCTGGCCGCCGACGACAACCCGGCACAGGAGCACACGCCGGGCCGCCCCGTGGTGGTGGACGAGCGCCACGCCCTGTCGGCGCCCAGGCCCGTGGCCCCCGACGACACGGCCTATGTGCTGTTCACCTCCGGCTCCACCGGGCGGCCCAAGGGCGTGCCGCTCAGCCACGGGAACTTCGCCCACTACTTCCAAGTGCTCGACACCCGTTACGACTTCACCGCCGAGGACGTCTTCACCCAGACCTTCGACCTCAACTTCGACTGCTCCCTGTTCGACATGTTCTGTGCCTGGGGCGCGGGCGCGAGCATCGCCCACATCCCGCCGCAGGCCTACCGGGACCTGCCGGCCCACCTCACCGAACAGGGCATCACCGTCTGGTTCTCCACCCCCAGCAGCATCGCGCTCGTCCGCCGTCTGGGCGGCCTGCGCCCCGGCTCCCTGCCCACCCTGCGCTGGAGCCTGTTCGCGGGCGAGGCACTCAAGTGCGCGGACACCGACGACTGGCAGCGCGCGGCCCCCGCGTCCTTCGTGGAGAACCTCTACGGACCCACCGAACTGACCGTGACCGTCACCGCCCACCGGTGGTCACCGGAGGTCTCCCCGGTCGTCGGCGCCAACGGCGTCGTCCCGATCGGCCCCCTCCACAAGGGCCTCGACCACGTCCTCCTCGACACGGACGGCCGGCCTCATCCCGACACCGGCGAACTGTGCATCACCGGGCCCCAGATGGCCGGCCGTTACCTCGACCCCTCCGACGACCACGGCAGATTCCTCGACCACGACGGACGCCGCTGGTACCGCACCGGGGACCGGGTCCGGCTGGCACCCGGCGGCGACCTGGTCTACCTCGGCCGGATGGACGCCCAGGTCCAGGTCCAGGGCTGGCGCGTCGAACTGGCCGAGGTCGACCACGCGCTCCAGGCGTGCGAAGGCGTCGACGAGGCAGTCACCGTCGGCGCGACCACCGGAGCGGGCACGGAACTCGTCGTCTTCTACACCGCCGCCGCACCCGTACCGCCGGCCCGCTTCGCCACGCTGCTCCGCGCCACCCTGCCGGACGGCGTCGTACCACGGCATTACCACCACATCGCGGAACTGCCGCTGAATTCCAACCGCAAGACCGACCGGCGGGCCCTTACCGCACGGGCCGACGAAATCCTCGCCGGAACGTGA
- a CDS encoding AMP-binding protein, whose product MTHVMSDNAELDLRHGGLVHQFLEDSGKAWPNSQAVEDAFGSWTYEELLAHSQAFSAWLDEKGIARGERIVVQLPNVRQTVAVFFGACRRGVVFVPLNPGMKPFHLRSVIADADPRLVIAEDETAAARLHDLTDLPVFALDTLWPDVERLRAEKAGTEPVEVSPEDLAVLIYTSGSTAAPKAVACPHQQIAFAASSINAVLGYHRDDVVFCRMSVSWDFGLYKVLISTLTGAKLVLAGSEPDIALLKSMRETGATMMPIVPSLASMLTTLARRDPEGAPTVRMFTNSAAALPQATIDKLREAFPGVQVVRMYGQTECKRISIMPPDLEHERPDSVGLPLPGTTVEILDEDGLPLPPGEPGEITVTGPHVMAGYWRAPELTARAYRRDERTGVMRLHTGDYGHLDEDGFLYFAGRRDDMFKRKGTRMSTVEIEAAALDIPGVTAAVALPPTDTRDLVLVVASDLAPHDVLRRLAERLEAAKVPAICRIVNDFPLTLNGKSERKQLARLIDGGDR is encoded by the coding sequence ATGACCCATGTGATGTCCGACAATGCCGAACTCGATCTCCGTCACGGCGGGCTCGTACATCAATTTCTGGAAGACTCCGGAAAAGCGTGGCCGAATTCCCAGGCCGTGGAGGACGCGTTCGGTTCGTGGACCTACGAGGAACTGCTGGCCCACAGCCAGGCGTTCAGCGCATGGCTCGACGAAAAGGGCATCGCCCGCGGTGAGCGCATCGTCGTCCAGCTGCCGAACGTCCGGCAGACGGTCGCCGTGTTCTTCGGGGCCTGCCGACGCGGCGTCGTCTTCGTGCCGCTCAACCCGGGCATGAAGCCCTTCCACCTCAGATCCGTCATCGCCGACGCCGACCCCCGGCTCGTCATCGCCGAGGACGAGACCGCCGCCGCCCGGCTGCACGACCTCACCGACCTGCCCGTGTTCGCGCTCGACACCCTGTGGCCCGACGTGGAGCGGCTGCGCGCCGAGAAGGCCGGCACCGAGCCCGTCGAGGTCTCGCCCGAGGACCTGGCCGTCCTCATCTACACCTCCGGCAGCACAGCTGCCCCCAAGGCCGTCGCCTGCCCCCACCAGCAGATCGCCTTCGCGGCGTCCTCCATCAACGCCGTCCTCGGCTACCACCGCGACGACGTGGTGTTCTGCCGTATGTCCGTCTCCTGGGACTTCGGCCTCTACAAGGTCCTCATCTCCACCCTCACCGGCGCCAAGCTCGTCCTCGCCGGGAGCGAACCGGACATCGCCCTGCTCAAGTCGATGCGTGAGACCGGCGCCACGATGATGCCGATCGTGCCGTCCCTCGCGAGCATGCTGACCACCCTGGCGCGACGCGACCCCGAAGGCGCTCCCACCGTGCGCATGTTCACCAACAGCGCCGCCGCCCTGCCCCAGGCCACCATCGACAAACTTCGCGAGGCGTTCCCCGGCGTCCAGGTAGTCCGCATGTACGGCCAGACCGAGTGCAAGCGCATCTCGATCATGCCGCCGGACCTGGAACACGAACGGCCCGACTCCGTCGGCCTGCCCCTGCCGGGCACCACCGTGGAGATCCTCGACGAGGACGGCCTGCCCCTGCCGCCCGGCGAACCCGGCGAGATCACCGTCACCGGACCCCACGTCATGGCCGGCTACTGGCGCGCCCCCGAACTCACCGCCCGCGCCTACCGACGAGACGAACGCACCGGCGTCATGCGGCTGCACACCGGAGACTACGGACACCTCGACGAGGACGGCTTCCTCTACTTCGCCGGCCGGCGCGACGACATGTTCAAGCGCAAGGGCACCCGCATGAGCACCGTCGAGATCGAAGCGGCGGCCCTCGACATCCCCGGCGTGACCGCCGCTGTCGCCCTGCCGCCCACCGACACCCGCGACCTGGTCCTCGTCGTCGCGTCCGACCTCGCACCGCACGACGTGCTGCGCAGGCTCGCCGAACGCCTCGAAGCCGCGAAGGTCCCCGCGATCTGCCGCATCGTCAACGACTTCCCGCTCACCCTGAACGGCAAGTCCGAACGCAAACAACTGGCACGACTCATCGACGGGGGCGACCGGTGA